A single Maniola hyperantus chromosome 11, iAphHyp1.2, whole genome shotgun sequence DNA region contains:
- the LOC138402968 gene encoding uncharacterized protein — translation MPIEDQIPPKELVELVIHCEDNDIDLIISVDSNAHHNLWGCKVNNKRGVTDSPLCRACMEVDETPTHVVLECTGVAEQRERHLGSPTSFHEALGNLGGLLGFWSELGWLE, via the exons ATGCCCATCGAAGACCAAATACCACCAAAAGAACTGGTGGAACTTGTAATACACTGTGAGGATAACGACATCGATTTAATTATCTCTGTCGATAGCAACGCGCATCACAACCTATGGGGATGCAAAGTCAACAACAAACGTG gtgtcaccgacagtcctttgtgcagggcatgcatggaggtcgacgaaacaccgacgcacgtggtcctagagtgcacgggcgtagcagaacaacgcgaacgccatttgggttccccgacctcattccatgaagccctcggcaacctgggcggtctactcggcttctggagtgagcttggatggctggagtga